CTTCCCCTTTTCCcgaattttattcatttacacACGTGAAACAACCAAAATCACTATAAAAATACCTTCTTCTTATCTCTCTTCTTTACCCCAAATAACATttgaaacaaaagaaagaagagagaggGAAGCGTGCTCAAAGAAGCAAGATCATACAAAGTCACCTTGGATTTGGCTGTGATCCAAATGACCATAATGGTTGGACAAGCCTCTGAGCTGATGGACTACCAAGTAACATAGCCTGAGATCGAGTAAGCATCTCAGTCATTGATGGGGTTTGATAGGCCTGAACAAGACTTGAACCATCAGTTGAGTCTCCTCTTGCTGTTGCTCTTTGCCATGAATGTGAGCTCAGTCCTGAAAGAATATAAGCTCTACCAGATGCCTCATAAACATGCCTACTTGCCATCCTCTCTTGCATCTCCTTAAGCTCTGCATCTAATGCAATGCATAATCGATCATGGGATTTAGCTGATATAGTTTCTGACAACACCCTTCTGCAATTTTCTAGGATAGAAACTGCACCAGGCAGATCTCCCTGCTCAGCTGCAGTTCTTGCCTGTGACATTGCCTCAGCTGCTTGAAGTCTGTTGCGTTGCCTATCGACTTCAATTGACACTGCTGCTTCCTCACACATTTCAGGTCTCTCAAGCATAACTTCTTCAGTTTCTAATGTTGTCATTTCTTTAGTTAAAGGATCTTTGAAAACACATCTCACCTTTATGAGTGATGTTTGATTTCCAGGAGAGACAGCTGGAACATTGACTGAAACCAGGAAATCCCTCTCTTCATCAGCATACAAATCTCCGACATCAATAAACCCTGTGCGTGCATCAGCCATCACCCGACTTGGGTAACTTCCTGCTTTCAGTGATCCAAGGTGAATACTTGGGTGCACACATTCCACTCCCACCTGCAGTTCCTGCACTACGACACTTAGAAGTCCTCCAATGCATTGTGCAAATGCATCCTGGATTACAGCTTCAGTCTCAATGAAAGAAAAGGTGCCCccagaaatttctgaaattgaaTGCATTGATGAAGCATCATGGTCTGCACCAAAGCCAAAAGCATGCACTGGAATCTGGAAGCCTGCAGTGTCACCACCATGAATAGACAAAGGGAGGAGCAACTGGTAATTTCGCTGATGTTGGTTACCACCAGCACCACTGACAGTATAAGTATCCTGCCCATCTGATAGCAGTATTATACTTGCTACAGGATTCTTTTCCTTTCGGTCTTCCATTACCTTTGCTCCCTTTCTCAGGCCTTCAGCAATGTTAGTTCCACCATTTGCAACCAAAGAATTCACAGCTTGAAGTGCCTGCTGCCTGCCTGTATCAGACATTTTACGGAGAGGGAAGAGGCGGCGGGCAGTGGAAGAAAAGGCAACAACTGAGAGCCTGTCATTGGAGCCAAGGTTCTGTATTACGAAACCCATGGCTCGTTTTAGCAATGCTAACTTCGTACCTGCCATGCTACCACTGATGTCAAGCACTGTGACTAGGTCAACTGGGGCACGAGGTGTTTGCGATAGTTGAGGCAAGTTAGCAGGGTTTCTTATTGGATCTTGTCTTACAATTGTAGCAGCAGCTTTGAGATTGACCAAGACAGTGAAGTTATCATACGACTTGGATTTGGATGCAGCTGAAACTTCTGGGTACGTCTTGATTTCTATAGTTCTAGCAAAATTGTGATCTGCAGCATTTTTATTATCAGTAGAATTTCTATCAGCGAACACAGGTTGGAGATCTAAtgattcatcatcatcatatacaCTTGGCTCAGGGGCCTGAAGTAATGGGACAATGTGCCTTCGATTCATATCTCGACGAGGAGGAGGCAACCTGCGGACTACAGTCATCAAAGCATCATTATGAGGCCAACCTACTGCATTGATGGGTGCTCTGCCAGGAACAGGGTCCAAACTGGGAGCCTGCAAGGGGATTTCCTTCCATTTTGCTCGGCAAACTGGACAAATTTGGTTTCCATGTTTCACATTTGAAGTGATGCAGTGGAAATGGAAGGAATGTGAGCACTCTGCAGTAAAAATAGCATGGCCACCTCCTTGTTTCATCTTGGTCAGGCATATTGAGCAGGTTTGCTGAATGtgcaaaacaaaaaagacaacaAGGAATTAATACCAGATAAAAGTTAGAATGTCATATGTTCTCACAGTATATTCAGGATTAATAGCATAATTGATAAAATATCATACAGTAAATCACATAGAAAACCAACATGAGCATGCAGATCTCCTGCATGGTTCACCAAAAAAACTCATAGAAAACGTTCATTTTGTAAAAGAATAAAATCACATACAGTAAATCCAGAGAACATCAGATACTAACTGTTAATCAAATTCAGTATTTTATCTCAACAGTATTGCAAACGCCAATCACAGGATAATCGAAACTAGAGAAGCACTTGatctgaaagcatgaaaaattaaatctacAGGCCTAAGGAAAAGCTTACAACCACATGGCAGACCAACAAACACTTACCAACATTTAACACACTGGATTAGTGGATAGGATCTCAGATTGAGCAGTTAGTTTTTTATGAATCTCCAATAGTTTGCATATAAATTGGTGAATGGCTGCTCGAGTGAGCATAATTTGGAGAAAACTATTTCTCATATTATAATCTAGAAACAAAGCAGTATAGGCTTACTTACTCTTCAACCCACCACATACTTTTAATCAgattattatatttctacagCAGCATCTAGCATAAATTACGAGCATCACAAAACACATATCAGTGTACGTCCTGGGCCAACTAAGGCAGTGCAGTAAAATTTTGTAGGCAATTCTCAATGGTTTACAAAATTAGCATGCATCCTTCTTACAACTCCTCACCCCTCCCGCCCTCTCTCGGTCTCCCTCCAAAAGATGACAATAAACTAGTTGTCTCATAGTATTATTTCAACTTGGCGGGTCTGGGCCAGGCCACCAGACCGGGATAAGGGATCAGTGTTAAGCTTGAAAGAAGTAAATGTTAGGTATCCAACATGTGGGGCACAGCAGATAATGTGAAGTTAAAAATAAAGGAATGACTTTGAAAAGTTATCAAACAATTATCTTGTGATACAGATGAGAGAGACATCTCAATGCAAATAGGGTGAAAAATGCAAAAGCCATAtatcaaagaaagagaaatgatGTACTGCTTTATGATGTTTCCTTTATTTTCTTTACTTCTTTGATGAAGTTCCACACCTAAAAGGCGTGCAATCAAACACTCAAAAACAGCTCAAGCCACCACAGAAGCTGCTTTTCTTCCCTCCAAGGGAAAGAGGAAACTAGTAGTTTTATTTTACTGTTAAGGCAATTGAAAATGGTTTATTTGCCCCACCAGGTCAAAGAGTGGGAAGCAAAACGACATCATACAAGCAGTTAAATAATTCAAGTATTACTCAGAAACTGCCAAAACtgccaataaaatattaaattaaagaacATTTTGAACCATTCAATTCTAAAATtccttgtttttattattttcttcttcttctctctgcCTAAACATGATTTTGAAGCAAAATTATGAAGGAATATTCAGAGTTAAGAGTAATAATAGATTCTATATAATAATTTGAAAACTAAAATCAACAAGAACCCTAAGTGGATACAAGATCATTCAACTTCCTAGCAAATCTCTGGCCAAGGATGAAATAAAGTGGTTACAGCGGGGAAAAAGGAAATTTCTTTGCTCTTTCAACTGTCCATGTCAGAGAAAAATACAAAGAAGATAAATTCTATAAATTTTAAGCACCTTTTGTTCGCTGAAAAAGATGTTGGAATAggaaaagtaaattaaaattagatttcCTTGCTCAGTAATCAAGAAAAGGAAAAACCTGCCCTCTCAAATGATAGAAATACAATAAGTTGGCTACCTTTACCCTCTCTTCTCCTCTTCCTCAGCAATTAAAGGCCCAACAGCCAACAGGAAACTAGAATGCCATCACCCAAAATTACATACAAGCTCTAGTAATAACATAATCAATAAGTAAGAATATaacatttaattcaattcagctGAATCCAATTCTTTTACTCTTTGAATCAGATGAAAATGAAACTTACAGAACTTCAATTACTTTATTAGCCCCACCACCCGCcggacccaaaaaaaaaaagagaaaaataaaatctagtgGCTGAGCAAACCAAGATTCTAAACCAGCTATTCATCCAAGATTAACACAAAACTGAGAAAATCGAACTATCATAAATCCCAACATCAAAACTATCAACACCCATGAACCAGAAGAGGCAGAACATGAAAACCCCAACATCCGAGAATCCATTTCCCTTTCTTTACCTTAATCTCAACTCAGAAATAACAAAACCCATGAAAAAGCAGAAGCAGAACACCAAAAATAGAAGTATATTCAACTAAGAATAGGTGTAAAATGAGGAGAAAAGCACAAACCTTTGATGATTTGCTTCCACTCTTGGACAACCTCAGACCATGTGAAGATGGTGTAGGCGTCATTGGCCTTGAGTCCCAGTTTGTAGGTGAAAGCAAAGCAGCATCAGAGAGTCTCTCACTTGAAGCTGGTGGCGAGTCCTCTAGAGTTCTTGGTACATAAGAACAAAGATTTAAACCTAAAGCTAACTTTGCTTTTCTCCATTTACTTCCCATTTTGATTGAACTTGAACTGTTTGAATATCTTACAAAGATTCAAGAATCAGAGTAAGAATCCAAGAAGTAAAATTTAACAGCTAAAAGAAAACCAAAAGCAAGAACGAAACAAAAGCAGATCTCAAAGCGGTTTGAGCCGAGGTGCTTTCTTTGTTTTCTTGGTTTTCTGGTATCTTCTTTCTTGAAAGGGGAGAGATAATGGGGTTTTAACAAAAGTTGAGATGAACACGAAAACCGAGAGGGAGAGAGACAAGAGGCaatagtttcctcctttttttaAGAGGGGATTGCTGTGAGGCAGTATTTCATAGAGAAATGTGGGTTTTTGAGAGGCTAAAAAATGTCAAAGAAAGGGACCGAGTCGCAGAGAGAGGGTGGGTTGAGACTTGAGAGCAGAAGTAGTATTGAGGGCGGTGTTGTTGGCCGCCattgaagagagagagagagagccaaGGAGAGGGAAAGGTGGATTCTTGTAAAGAGTAGATAGAGGATTTTAATTTCAAAGTAGAaacctttatatttttttattagtttttttaaataatagaatttttaaataatttatctttatttatgcgttcaatttgaaattttttttataaaattacacattaattaataaaaaaggttaattctattaaatcattatctttaattttttattaattttatttagataataaaaatttaaaatgtttataataaaaaataattgctattttcaatttcttttatttgaccaataaataaaaaaattagtaagaTGGATGAGGGAGTTTGCATGCAGCTCAGCTCCCATTATGAAGAATGATATTTGTAGGACACGAGTCAAACGGGTGGGATTTTTCTAAtgatgttttttatttttttattttttaaaataaaaattaattattttattttattttggcaCATGAGATGATAAGTGTGCCACACGTGCACATCATCACGCTTGGTCCAATGTCAACAGGTTTGACgttgcttttttcttttttccattttttattttttaccgaAGCCTTCTTCTTTTCACCTCAGTTGCAATTTGCAAACAGTAAttggataaaatttaaagtgcaaaatatttcatgcattatttactgacaaaattacttaaaaaatccattctttcaaattattacaattacactcttttttttaaatcaaattaaattaaataaattaaaagttaaaattttaatatttataaaaattttaattttgaataaaaatcaatttaaactctaatgtaatataatgaaaataaataaatatttgaatgaatttaaaaaaaaaaatgaaaatgcaagcttaacaaaaaaaaatccaaatggTTGTGCCTCCCCAATCTTGATTCTTGGTGACTTGAACAGTTAAAAGCCAAATCTGACCGTTGCTTAAAAGAGAATATTATAAGTGTTGCTATGGACATGGACttttcttattaatatattgaaaaattatattttatctcgtaataaatgaaataaatattcgCTAAAAATACGTTATTATTTATGAATCGACTCGATgcgaatataataatatttataattatattaaagaaatttaaaagatacatatatatatattatattatcaatATTTGGTGTATGAACAAAGTGATGGTAGATGAGGCAAATAGGCATTCAAAGGTCAAAAAAACAATACTTAGGAATGTTCAGAGATAGGTAGCTCCATTCCATACATGAGTCATTAATGTCTATCTTGAGtcatttattgttaatttttaatatttaatttttataaaaatataattatttaatttttatttgttaatgtgagtttataattaaaataatagtttgacAGCAATTTACtactaaaatgaaaaaatatatttttttaataacgaTAATTACGGAATAAAGGAAAAGAACAACAGCCATACTTATTTGGTCTTCCCATGTACTCAACAATATAATAATGTAATTtcattgattcaaaaaaaaaaaaataatgtaatttCAAATGCCTTAGTcttaaacaaaaattaaatgatttaatttacttttcaaATACTAATATAAAATGAGTAGAATTAGTCCTAATTGATTTTGTAAACTGACCAAAATTAGCTTACAAGTATTCATCCAATTTGGGAGATTTTGTCAAAGTTTGGAGTACATCAATTTGGAAACGTCCAATGAGTGCCGTATAAGGAAtacaaatgatttttttttttgaggtgGAGATCGGAGATTAGGAGAGTAAAATTTGAAACCTctcatatttataaataatattttttaaaaaatattttaaaataaataaatagaaaattttaaatttaattaattagtttaaattttattttatggtaattaaataaataaattatcatataaaaaatattttgtcagATTGATAATCTAGAAGCTGATAATATGGAAGACAAAAGAGTTTGAATCTACAATTTGTTTTCTTAGTTAAACAATTTTCAATGTGAAAAGAATATTAAGGATTGATATTCCACAATTGTAAATCATTCAAAAGTGTctataatttagtattttaataaaattaaaatattatatttaaaaatttttaaaattaattataaaattatttttataatttataattaattactattaaaataatttaatattatcgaATATGGCGAAAAGTAGGGTTGTGCAATCGGTTGGTTCGGtttcgaatcgaaccgaacagataaaatcgaaaatcgaaatgttataattttaaaaataaaaaaaaccgattatgaaaatataatcgaaccgataaaaatcaattcggttcggttcaaatcgaaatctGCTGGGTTAGGCTTGGGGCGAAAGGGATAGAGGGGTTGGGGTGCTGGGTTGGATACGAGAGGCCAAAGGGAGGGCTTGGGCTTGGGCTTGGATTCGAGCCTAGCCACTAAATCGGTTTTCcgatttgatcggttatttaacatgtttaaattgaatcgaactgaaaattgaaaaattttaaatatattaatcgaatcaaaccaattattctaaaaaactgaattgaaaaattaaaatcaatcggttcgattcaatttttcgATTTAGACCAAAATATGCTCTCCCCTTGCGAAAAGTAATAACAACGAGTTTGGGAAGGATTATTGTAGAATATAATTGTTGGAAATGGACCAATAgaatatgaataaaaaattattttaaggtCAATAAAAGTAGCTAACAGTAGTCAATGATATTCCTTTACTGTTGGAATAGTATAGGCATATTTATGAATGGggcattaatttttatataaaaataaaaaataaaatattttttttaaaatatgatatttaatataaaataaaaatataaatacttttataaatagttatatgtaaaaattaacaataattatatttatataatatataatattataataaataaattattatttgatctcTAATGtactaaaatttattgatgagttttttaattttaaaaaatatattaaaatattgataaaattttaaaaaatttacagatGAGTTTTtccataaatttattaatttttaaattttacttttaatatgaatttttaatttttaaatttagttcctccataaatttaatataaatttaattttaaaaaatttagggaTTAGTTCCtccataaatttttaatttttaaattttaaatttagttcctCCAATGAATCTTTTAATgtttgtaatataaaaaaatttattaatttttaaaaatacattaaaaccttttaaaaattttaaaaatctattgatTAATCTTTCCATCAATTTTAGTTGTTAagtgttataaaaaatttttaaatattattaatataaaaaaattaattaatatatatttttataaaattagaaaattaactaatgagttttcttttattacatacactaaataataaaatatttaataattttttttaaatgagaataaatagtaaaatatttaatagtctttttaaatgagaattgaagattgagagaataaaatttaaaattttttatttatttaaatgtatttatcaccaaattaaatttatgagtgcaaaatatttaatagttaaaactgatgaaagaattaattaatatatttttaatattttaaggaggttttaatatttttttaaaataaaaaaaattaattaatgagttttttatattataaaaattaaatggtaatatttttttataaaaaaaattaaaataccttTTACAtagaagaattaattaataattagtaattatttttataaaattgaaaaattaattactgaattttttatatcttaatttattttttaaaattaaaaattcaattaatgaaattttctacatagtaaatttattttataataataatataaaatatattttataaattaattaaataaatatatatttaatataaatttgattggtgagataaaattttaaaatttttaataataatttaataaaaattataaagaaaaataatgatttgatagaatatataataaaaaatatatataatttttagtttttaattttttaatttcaaaaatcatTTCTAATGAGCGGTAAAAATGCAAACGCAATACTGtcaaacaaataaattttatattttttttataaaataaaaaataaaaaatcacaatGATAACCAATACAAtctaaatatgtaatatttatacttttaaaaactaaaaatatttaatatttttatttttaatagtataaaataattaaaatcttatttgaaaatattaataattatagtaATTACTAATTATTATAGTAATCGATAGCTATTATAATAATTagctaaatataattattttcttcatcTATAATTATTGTATTTAATTTCCTTCAAAcgataaataatttttctaataaaaaaagaaaaagaaagtatatatataaatatagaaaGCCAAGAGTAGTGGAGATTATGGTATTCCCACTTAGCTTTGTTAGTCTCAAAAAGACAAACCTTTCATCAAAAGGGAAATCCTTTTACAATGCTAAAAAGTTTTATCCCTCTCTCCCCCACAAAACAAACAACCACTCCATCCTTTTGAGACCCAcacatctctctctctcctttgcATTTCAGTAGTAGTGGAGATATGCCTTATCATTCAAACAATCCTCATCAAAACCCTTTCTGTGTGAAAGGATTGGATTCCCTTTACTCTCTCCTCTATATTTGCCAGACTTTCTAGGGCAAGTCAACCACCTATACAAACCTAAAacttccccttttttttttaattattcaaaaatttattaattaatttcacaattttaaaaataaattacatattattatataaagaaTACATCTAACATGTCCTCCACTAAGATTTtgattattattatctattttttataatatttaaaataataacaattattaaaaaatattttataaatttaatccgataataaatacatttaagTGGATCTTAGATATTTCGTTcgatctttaatttttaattaaaaaaaattatcaaaaaatattaaagaaagtTCACATAGTTTGTAACCACTCAAATCCTTAATATTATATCATATCAACTAGGTTTTCTCACCACACCACATTGATATTCCCTTTTTCTTGGATGTATAAGCTTATATcatctttaattaattaattaaatctataatttataattattataattaataataaattataaattgcaTAAGCATTTaactaatataaaaataataaaatagttagaGCATTATTACAAGTCAGTTTTCTTCATCATTTCCTtcaaaagataataataaaaaaataataaaaaagaagattAGTACAGCCATGCAGAAATCCACTACAACAAGGTGGCTATCCTTAATCATGATGTCACATGAGAATTGAAATACAACTGTTGATGATCAGCAAGTCAAACCTAATCCCATGCATTCTGTGGGGTCCACATCTTGTCTTAAAAATTGAACATCATTTCTATTATTACACTTGCCCAATCCCATGCTTGTTTCTATGTTATAATTGAGTTAAAAGTTTTCGCACAAATTGACTCCTCCAATTAGGGTTTCttcaattttgttatttaaaaaataaaaaaagaaaaaaaccaaTTTGCTTCTAAATACTAGTTAGTGGGGTTGCCATTGTGAGTTGTATTAATTGGTAGAAACTTCAAGTGATGATATTATTAGACAACTAAAAAGATAGCATTATCTTATTAAATTTTGACTTCTATCTTATCATATCTAATCTCAACACTTTTTATGTTATCTAAACATGGTgggttttctttttattattattttttaaaatttattatttaatttttatagtataaaaattttattaattaattatttaattttaaaaaaaatttaaaaaactattaataagtctttctattaattttaatttttaaatatttttactatctattttatattatatgaaaaaattcattaattgatatctcagttttataaaaataatattacttaTTAGTCCTTTTGTATTTTGGAACA
This region of Manihot esculenta cultivar AM560-2 chromosome 10, M.esculenta_v8, whole genome shotgun sequence genomic DNA includes:
- the LOC110624727 gene encoding E3 ubiquitin-protein ligase WAV3 isoform X1 is translated as MGSKWRKAKLALGLNLCSYVPRTLEDSPPASSERLSDAALLSPTNWDSRPMTPTPSSHGLRLSKSGSKSSKQTCSICLTKMKQGGGHAIFTAECSHSFHFHCITSNVKHGNQICPVCRAKWKEIPLQAPSLDPVPGRAPINAVGWPHNDALMTVVRRLPPPRRDMNRRHIVPLLQAPEPSVYDDDESLDLQPVFADRNSTDNKNAADHNFARTIEIKTYPEVSAASKSKSYDNFTVLVNLKAAATIVRQDPIRNPANLPQLSQTPRAPVDLVTVLDISGSMAGTKLALLKRAMGFVIQNLGSNDRLSVVAFSSTARRLFPLRKMSDTGRQQALQAVNSLVANGGTNIAEGLRKGAKVMEDRKEKNPVASIILLSDGQDTYTVSGAGGNQHQRNYQLLLPLSIHGGDTAGFQIPVHAFGFGADHDASSMHSISEISGGTFSFIETEAVIQDAFAQCIGGLLSVVVQELQVGVECVHPSIHLGSLKAGSYPSRVMADARTGFIDVGDLYADEERDFLVSVNVPAVSPGNQTSLIKVRCVFKDPLTKEMTTLETEEVMLERPEMCEEAAVSIEVDRQRNRLQAAEAMSQARTAAEQGDLPGAVSILENCRRVLSETISAKSHDRLCIALDAELKEMQERMASRHVYEASGRAYILSGLSSHSWQRATARGDSTDGSSLVQAYQTPSMTEMLTRSQAMLLGSPSAQRLVQPLWSFGSQPNPR
- the LOC110624727 gene encoding E3 ubiquitin-protein ligase WAV3 isoform X2, which gives rise to MLQTCSICLTKMKQGGGHAIFTAECSHSFHFHCITSNVKHGNQICPVCRAKWKEIPLQAPSLDPVPGRAPINAVGWPHNDALMTVVRRLPPPRRDMNRRHIVPLLQAPEPSVYDDDESLDLQPVFADRNSTDNKNAADHNFARTIEIKTYPEVSAASKSKSYDNFTVLVNLKAAATIVRQDPIRNPANLPQLSQTPRAPVDLVTVLDISGSMAGTKLALLKRAMGFVIQNLGSNDRLSVVAFSSTARRLFPLRKMSDTGRQQALQAVNSLVANGGTNIAEGLRKGAKVMEDRKEKNPVASIILLSDGQDTYTVSGAGGNQHQRNYQLLLPLSIHGGDTAGFQIPVHAFGFGADHDASSMHSISEISGGTFSFIETEAVIQDAFAQCIGGLLSVVVQELQVGVECVHPSIHLGSLKAGSYPSRVMADARTGFIDVGDLYADEERDFLVSVNVPAVSPGNQTSLIKVRCVFKDPLTKEMTTLETEEVMLERPEMCEEAAVSIEVDRQRNRLQAAEAMSQARTAAEQGDLPGAVSILENCRRVLSETISAKSHDRLCIALDAELKEMQERMASRHVYEASGRAYILSGLSSHSWQRATARGDSTDGSSLVQAYQTPSMTEMLTRSQAMLLGSPSAQRLVQPLWSFGSQPNPR